One Candidatus Marinimicrobia bacterium CG08_land_8_20_14_0_20_45_22 genomic window carries:
- a CDS encoding osmotically inducible protein OsmC translates to MKVQILRAKNSTFIAKGDSNHWVVIDTEKEFGGSEAGSRPMEMLLSSLGGCTGIDVETLLNKMRATVDDFQIDIQAERRSEHPRIFTQITIRFLFWGEELNADAIHKAVRLSSEKYCPVTAMLRQSVPITTEILLNPPKEDN, encoded by the coding sequence ATGAAAGTACAAATCCTTCGCGCCAAAAACTCGACCTTCATTGCTAAAGGCGATTCAAACCACTGGGTAGTTATAGACACCGAAAAGGAATTTGGCGGAAGTGAAGCCGGCTCCAGACCGATGGAAATGTTGTTATCTTCTTTGGGCGGTTGCACCGGAATTGACGTTGAAACATTGTTAAATAAAATGCGTGCGACCGTCGATGATTTCCAAATCGATATTCAGGCAGAAAGACGGAGCGAACATCCGCGCATTTTCACACAAATTACCATTCGGTTTTTATTCTGGGGTGAAGAATTGAACGCCGATGCGATACACAAAGCCGTTCGTCTATCTTCTGAAAAATACTGTCCGGTTACGGCAATGCTTAGACAATCCGTTCCGATTACAACGGAAATTCTTCTCAATCCGCCCAAAGAAGATAACTGA
- a CDS encoding RNA polymerase subunit sigma-24 produces the protein MNLAILEIGQEQEVQIIKNAQIGDHAALSQLISLYTSRIYRLALRLTGNEQDAEDVLQETFLIMIKKIKQFQMKSSFYTWMYRIAVNVGLRHLKTKRFKYQHVSIDDPDIERVSSMETQEWPAIDYDRINRKKFRKKLDSAIEQLPEIYRTVFILRDLHELSTEDAAKILNITVSNVKIRLMRARNFLKDHLEDLVKAEAMI, from the coding sequence ATAAATTTAGCCATCTTGGAAATTGGACAGGAACAAGAAGTACAGATTATCAAAAATGCGCAGATAGGAGATCACGCCGCGCTTTCTCAACTTATTTCACTTTACACCAGCCGGATTTACCGTTTAGCACTCCGATTAACTGGCAATGAACAAGATGCGGAAGACGTTCTTCAGGAAACATTTCTAATCATGATCAAAAAGATCAAACAGTTTCAAATGAAATCGTCATTTTACACATGGATGTACCGCATAGCCGTCAACGTCGGTTTGCGACACTTAAAGACCAAGCGGTTTAAATATCAGCACGTTTCCATCGATGATCCCGACATCGAGCGTGTCAGTTCGATGGAAACGCAGGAGTGGCCGGCAATAGATTACGACCGTATTAACAGGAAAAAATTCCGGAAAAAACTGGATTCGGCTATTGAACAACTTCCGGAAATTTACCGTACTGTTTTCATTCTCCGCGATCTCCACGAATTATCCACCGAAGACGCCGCAAAGATTCTCAACATTACGGTTTCTAACGTTAAGATTCGCCTCATGCGCGCTCGAAATTTCTTGAAAGATCATCTGGAAGACCTCGTTAAAGCAGAGGCAATGATATGA